The DNA segment gactctcaaCCCAACATTGTAGAgatatgtgcatcctttcaagcacacccttctcattaacctgtggtgagttattcacaattttcaatgaacaaataaggttttatatgtaagatggttaaataaagagcaaaattattgattgttattatattattatttgtgccctggacctataagagctctttgtcacttaccatgagccgggttgtgatgacaactcacactcattcttatgtttaataaatgtattgtgtgtgtgtggcaggcttacaatgatggcaaaaaaaacatttgagagtgcgctgaccctggtgctagagggggtacagctggaagttgaatgtttgaaggggtacgggactataacaaGTTTGTGAACCACTGCTCTTTTGTGTGAGCGCGGTCGGGATGGGCCAGCAGATCTCATGCCAGGCGGTAGGTAAATGACTTGGTGACTTTGCTTGTGTTTGTTTGGGTATCCCCCGGTCAGGCCCCCCTGCACCGTCTTCTCATAGTGCTTTTTTGTGAGCGAGGTCGGGATGGGCCAGCAGATCTCAGGCCAGGCAGTGATGACCAGTCTACCTGAGAAGCTGGTGAAACATGCCGGGCTTGTACGAGACAGCGGTTACCTCAACTACGAGGAGTTCCTGGGCAGGGTGGCAGAGCTCAATGACATGTAAGGCTGACCATGTTGTGTCATACTGTCAATATACTCCATGTTTCCACTGTTCTTTGTAATAAGTCAGTAGGCAAAGAGAAAAGCTCTCTTTCATTTCCAGATGGTAGGCTAAGGCCCCAAAGTGACATACTGGTCCTCCTCTGGCACTTCCTGATCATTATCCCATTACACCACTGGTTATTAACTGACACGATCCAGGTTATGAACATAGTCAAGAGCTAGAGAGCGGcgataaattgcctgaattgataTAATGATAAATGGAACGTTTTACTTTTTTTTGTTATCATTTAAACCACTACTAGTTTTGACGGTTGTATCTATCAATTGTTCCATTAACAATCGCACATAATAGTAAATGTACTTAATTTCAAACTTCGCATTTCtatagtataggctacttattattgcaggcattttgctgatatcaTTACGTGATCGGTATGGTCGGTGTCGATTATTGTCCCAGCTCTAGCTAGAGCGTTCTCGGCCAACTGGAATTTAACCTAGTCTCTTCCCCAATCAGTAGGCCTTGCTGCCGCTAGTGTAAATTTAGCTCTCATAGGCAGTAAGTGACAGAAAATAAGGATAGTTTGGTGTCGGTGTTGAATTGAACAGAAAATGCATTGCTTTGGTTGGATGACAGCACTTAACCAGTGGCATAAAACAAACTCTTAGATAACTTTAAGAGTGACTTACCTTACCTTGCAAAAATGTCATGACTCATGATAATCAAATATCCCTTTAATTGGTGGGGATGAGCCTAATCTTCTCCACGACTATTACATTGTTCCCATTAGTGAGCCCTTCCCTTACAATGAAATAATTTAAACCATTTTTCTCCATGAATGTGAACTGGACAGGACGTCTAAGCTGGCAGCTAGACAGCAAAAACACCTGATCTTTGAAGTCCAGACTGGCTCGGACGCCTCTGCTCTGTGGAAAGTGGCTGTGAGGATAGTTTGTACGAAGGTGAGAGAGGGTCAAACTGAAGTTGGTCTCTAATGAATGAGACTTGTCATTGTGAATCAGTCTCCATTCTCGCTCGCTTTTTATGgggcatgtgtgtgtttttgaaaCTTAAATTGTTTGTAGTGTGCAGTGTGTGTTCATGGCATGTGCATGTTTTTGAGACTGAAAAGTGTCTTATTGCCCTGTGGTTTGTCAGATCAACAAAGAAAATGGTATGGTGGAGGCGTCTCGCATCATGAACCTGTACCAGTTCATTCAGCTGTACCATGACATTACCAGCCAGGCAGCAGAGGTGCTGTCAGCAGAGGGCGCCAGCCTCCTGTCTGGAAACCTCCCATCAGGGGACTCCTGTCAGGCCAGCATATGGATGGGCAGGTTAGtacatcactgtgtgtgtgtgttttctttcatatttctgtgtgtagTCTTGCGTTGCCATCCTTCCAAGTCTCATTTATTACTTTGCTCTTCTCAATTGTGAGAAAGAGGAAGTCTGGAAGCTGAGTGATCTGTCTGTGATGCAAGCCATTGTGTTTATTCCCATACAGGGTGAAGCAGTTGACTGATGAGGAAGAGTGCTGTATCTGCATGGATGGGAAATCTGACCTCATCCTGCCCTGTGCTCACAGCTTCTGTCAGAAGTGCATTGACAAGTGGTAAGAGAGACGGACACTAGCCACAACAGTCCACAGATAAATCTGTTGTCACAAGGTCTATTTTCATGGGTAATTTGAGTAAATTAAATTAATTGGTTTGTTTTCATAGGAGTGGGCAGAGCAGGAATTGTCCGATATGCCGCTTGCAAGTGACAGCTGCTAATGAGTCGTGGGTGATGCCTGATGCCCCTACAGAGGAGGACATAGCTGGCTGTATCCTCAACCTGGCTGACGAGGCAGGCCATCCACACAGACCTTAAACTACTCAACACTGAGACACTTTGATAAACTAGTGACAGACAAACTGACATCGGGAATAGTTTTGGGTTTTTCCTGCATTAGTGTAGGGCCTGTAGTTTTTTCCAGACTTGGTGTAGGGCCTGTAGTTTTTTCCTGACTTAGTGTAGGGCCTGTAGTTTTTTCCTGACTTAGTGTAGGGCCTTGGCCTAGTTTTGGGGTATGTAGGTAGGATTTTTGTTTGCTTTATAGAAATGTGCCTATGTGATCTTCACTTTTAGCAACAACCACTGGTTATATTTCTTTTATGTTCTCTTTTTTACTTTTCCATATTtttccatgaggtcgaaggagaatggcaagaatcttGCAAGCTAAAAGGCGGGCCACAAACGGGTAAATAACGACGCAGTACAACAATGGTGTGCAGAACAGCATCTCACAACTCGTTggtccttgtcacagatgggcttttacagcagacgaccacaccgggttccactcttatcagctaaaaacaagaagaattGGTTCCAGTGGGAACGCCATCACCAatactggacaattgaggagtggaaaaacactgcctggtccgacgaatcccggttcgtgttgcgtcatgctgaggagtggaaaaacactgcctggtccgacgaatcccggttcgtgttgcgtcatgctgaggagtggaaaaacactgcctggtccgacgaatcccggttcGTGTGGCGTCAtgctgaggagtggaaaaacactgcctggtccgacgaatcccggttcgtgttgcgtcatgctgaggagtggaaaaacactgcctggtccgacgaatcccggttcatgttgcgtcatgctgaggagtggaaaaacactgcctggtccgacgaatcccggtttgtgttgcgtcatgctgaggagtggaaaaacactgcctggtccgacgaatcccggttcgtgttgcgtcatgctgaggagtggaaaaacactgcctggtccgacgaatcccggttcgtgttgcgtcatgctgaggagtggaaaaacactgcctggtccgacgaatcccggttcGTGTGGCGTCAtgctgaggagtggaaaaacactgcctggtccgacgaatcccggttcgtgttgcgtcatgctgaggagtggaaaaacactgcctggtccgacgaatcccggttcgtgttgcgtcatgctgaggagtggaaaaacactgcctggtccgacgaatcccggttcGTGTGGCGTCAtgctgaggagtggaaaaacactgcctggtccgacgaatcccggttcGTGTGGCGTCATGCTGATGGTAGAGTCAGgctttggcgtaagcagcatgagtctaTGGCCCCATACTGCCTTTTttcaacagtacaggctggtggtgtaatggtgtggggaatgctTTCCTGGCACACTTTAGGTCCCTTAATATcaattgagcaatgtttccacgccctttaaaattcaggctgttctCGAGGCAAATGAGGGTCCGACCTGGTACTAGATGAGTGTACCTAATAAATTGGCCACTGAATATGTCCACAAGAATATAACATGGAACCACATTGTTTCCGTTCGGCTTGGTTATACCTACTCTTAAAGTTACGCTTTGAATCCTGGATAATACTAGATGTTTTAGTATAACTGTTATAGGCAGCTCTGTAACTGCTGTTGAACTTTGCATAAATCACTGTAGTCACATGAATACTTTAATTTTGAAATCCACACACTCTGTGGGAATGGTTTGTAATTTCATGAAATGTGAAAATAAGTGCAATAATCTCATGGAAGCTTTAGCCAGGATAAAGCTTTCTATTTTCTCTTAAATCAACATGTTAGGGTGAGGTGATTTTTATCAACTATTTTTAGCTTTTAGTCTAAATTACTGTTTAACATAATTAAAACAAAACTTCTgcattattatttacaataattATTTATTATATCACAGATACCCAGGCCAGTGCATTGGatgttttttaaataatgtaCTTTGTGAGACTGAGTGAATGTTAAaataatacatatatatttttattcccATTAGGTAACTAAAGATTAAGCTGTTTTGTATATGCACTTTACTCACGACTGACTGTTAGTTAAACATGAtttaacatattttttttaaatattagtCCACAGAACATTTTTAACCAAATCTGACAAAGTATTTAGGGTTTGTAATGTTGACCAATTGCACTTTTGAATACTTTTGTATTTCGCTGTGACAATCATATTATTGTTGTGCATCTTTGAGTAAAGCAAAATCCACTACAACATAATTGATGTCCTTTAGAAGTGTAGTAGGGCTCTACACTTACAAGATGAGTAACTTTGCCTGAGGACTTGTGTTAGCAACCAGAGCTAACaactaggctttagctcagtgggctaacgcGGTCTTCAGTTACATCAATATCCTGTGTTCAACCTGGTTGGTTAATTGATCAACTGAACTGTCTCTTTGAACATTCATAACAAAAACCAACAACAGGCTAATAAAGAGGGCAGTTATGTCTTTTGGCTATGGGTCACATGTCTTTTGTCTTAATTTATTGCATGTTGGCAACCTCAGGTGGTTGTCAGTCTCATATTTGACCAACTTTGTGTTTCAGGTGCATTTGTTACAGTATTTGACACAAACAGACGCCTATTCTAAGTAACTCTTTATTGTCATATAAAAACAAATGTCCCGATCATACACGTACAGTTGAGTGACATTTATGCTGCATTCAGACAATGAACCAATTCTAGGGTGAAAGTTTGTCATAGTCGGCACATGATTACAGTTCACCTTTTGTCAAGTGCTTTTTGTCAATGATATGATGACCACATAAGAGAAGCATTCAAAATGATAGAAAGTGCTCCGTAGTTAACCTCTTACCAAAGTTGTATAATAAAAAACACCACTCGCTCTCATACCCAGCTACAAACTTAGTAACAGTGCATCAAAATGTATGGGTATTCTTTAAATGTGAGTCCCTTCACCTGATAGAACACAATAATATCCCTTCTACCATTATGTACTGTAATTCAAATAGAAAGGCCAGAACAACAAAAAATGGCTATGCTCTCGGATTGGCTTTCATTCTGGCGTGAGAACTCTTGTATTGACACAGTTGGTAGTATTTGTTGAACATGACCTGGGAGTGGCAGTGTACAGGCAGTGTCCCTCTGGCTCTCATGTTCAACTACAAAACTGGTTTTCTAGTTGAACATGAGAACCAGGTAAGGATTAAGTTCTGCTTTCTCAAAGATCATAAAAAAACCTGCATGCAAATGAGTCGAGGACATGGGTACTGTGTGATTTGCCTAGTATGGTGCTGTTAGCTTGGCTTGATGTGGTGTAGCTTACACAGTACGGTCTTATTCATTTAGCATGGTGCCTTATTCTCTCAGTATTACCATAGCCCGTAACAGTTGGATTtttccaccaattcggtgccttttgagaagtgtaacttgctATAAAAAAAATGTCTGTTCTCCTAATTGtatattctgtcataaagagtACACATTCAACTTAATAAAAACACATTCCCCATCTCGAGGTTAAATAAACAAATTACTAGAGCCTATTAAAGTGACAGGGTTGACCGTGACAGGGTTGACTGTAGCAGGGTTGACTGTAgcagggttgacgatttcattttaaatcagccataaatccccttgtgagaGGGGGAATGGAAACTTGTTGTGTacaacagggaggggcaattgaatgcaaacTTCTATCTGTacatctatgggtaacagggttgacatgttATGCTCGACCTTCTCAGTTTTCTGCCACTAAACGCCAGCAAATGGCCAagaagagtagaaccagctcacttgcttttacactatgatttgacaattaatgttcaatgtttcttttgaaaaaacTGTTTATAAAGGAATGGTTTCAATATATTAAAACAGAATTTCAGTTCACGTAACATGGTTGACGTTAAAATGAGGATTCAATTAATAATAATTtttagaaatgactttgtcaaagcaacaaaataactagggctttaccaTGATGGTGAAAACATGAGACATTTTGGGGTTGAATGGGTtgaatcttcctagaagtcacagaaGGTGCATgtagggacatgtcaa comes from the Salvelinus namaycush isolate Seneca chromosome 21, SaNama_1.0, whole genome shotgun sequence genome and includes:
- the LOC120066318 gene encoding RING finger protein 141-like isoform X2, which codes for MLTSSNTRTSKLAARQQKHLIFEVQTGSDASALWKVAVRIVCTKINKENGMVEASRIMNLYQFIQLYHDITSQAAEVLSAEGASLLSGNLPSGDSCQASIWMGRVKQLTDEEECCICMDGKSDLILPCAHSFCQKCIDKWSGQSRNCPICRLQVTAANESWVMPDAPTEEDIAGCILNLADEAGHPHRP
- the LOC120066318 gene encoding RING finger protein 141-like isoform X1, whose product is MGQQISGQAVMTSLPEKLVKHAGLVRDSGYLNYEEFLGRVAELNDMTSKLAARQQKHLIFEVQTGSDASALWKVAVRIVCTKINKENGMVEASRIMNLYQFIQLYHDITSQAAEVLSAEGASLLSGNLPSGDSCQASIWMGRVKQLTDEEECCICMDGKSDLILPCAHSFCQKCIDKWSGQSRNCPICRLQVTAANESWVMPDAPTEEDIAGCILNLADEAGHPHRP